One Aphidius gifuensis isolate YNYX2018 linkage group LG5, ASM1490517v1, whole genome shotgun sequence genomic region harbors:
- the LOC122856744 gene encoding uncharacterized protein DDB_G0283357-like isoform X1, which translates to MEETLDRMASTQGLLRKKKKKFIKMKELEHETLVKRPLKSLLKKPNQNKQRTHKNRVVINEKLNEFFAADYIILIKEECCADYEEECDCCCQETEMIRVGNCKECRAELTRQLASGIDPHYDKNNIINNCIINNNNKKLINGNEESQCEDEGEDEEEEYEEEIDDDYDDDVESSEEHCDNRNCNNIIGNHNQNKSDKLIIVDKNGKKINDNFIIDNKQQQQQQQHHVIVDDDKIHQQQTETLSPPEGYKDVCDDDDEDDDNNDDNDDNNGDDDRQVGNLLREDICTGPVCGECNFYHQQKQQHQQQQQQQQHQQQQQRNSDDKDHVHGQVELEKIEGEEENCQERLDDAIQHRSDQAQQTTPDTHQRYLVETITMTTVTERRIVREISEDEKSHTNSIDEPDTSNNITTALPMIKDNNDTNKLNNDDDEFIITKNETTPSSLKQNINNTNNNSNNNNEDNDNESSSSSSYKKLVNNSLKPNSAVRQLFPDPRFISPPPPPSSLSTKSLSLSTTDDTTTDSDNSDGQKFLITTESLRLFDTVKRTNISGNRSDSSESDTSTIKRTIERNALRRSLICKYDKNNKKINNNNLRGKDLTLEERIRQLTCNIDQDDDIIDSASETQSIDHDDGNIDFPIRTSPSGEEQQQAQQQYTRNDGRIVRQNYNNNNNNDNTLLSSSPVQHLHQHQLHHHHHHHSHNHQHNNSSNINNNNNQSAYRKISDLFGQKKLDNNKLMPDIGLGDLTTTTATTTSTNSSSSTSSLSSTSTSTPASTLMKDFTKSQITKMSNDARKQFLSSLAPLSCVGQTGIDCRDDYYQLTTTTTKKLLNNNELLQCYNSDSSYSLEDIDDVLKIDDKYNKNSCGPPDVTRGTPTGNGPESQDATNDELLAFVEQDKTRTERLKRRYDTDDQQQQQQQQQHDCSILKNYDNNNSNNINNNGNDDNSNNNNNNNDNNINNDDDDDELNDYGFNKRPSVCGIKPKTDENNDIIIRKINSHCTIPSSTTIINEQQIRPLNLTSWQYYEHDSLDKNIQYVDDTNGNICIDKIHDGRDNTIKRINTMQRQIDDIYQTIAETTVSVKAKTMDRCASYHETTSSSSSTLPRNLSRCSIDVQNTIQPQQQQYHDPRNNIRIDTTNIPSTIYNTLPTKNRRQTSGIPLTNNSGYSCGVLPIDNNNQKCYRTMYFVPYSGLSDPTYQNIQKILPPHSSTLPTNYANHIERYPYPRNKNDEQISGQTSARYYTTRQPISANINNQIIQTQQQSQQQQQQQQLQLQQQQLLQLQQQQQQQLQQHLHGHQTEQDYRYSTTPTMQTGIQLQHHQHISQLSTYNLQKMPTYTVMAPSSRTGNYSYSQIHQQGRNIPAVVSATAATVASSSSSSLVGSSVDVSTINSIQYSNGGNFIGNLGNTSLSSSTSSVLNSPTKLRNNNNTCSLERGVPEGAASAPAHDFIVSTNNVVGNTFIGHSNNLPPPNTQNSIYYAMNV; encoded by the exons ATGGAGGAGACCCTGGACCGGATGGCTTCAACGCAG GGGTTATTacgaaagaagaaaaaaaaattcatcaaaatgaAGGAATTGGAGCATGAAACATTGGTAAAACGTcctttaaaatcattattaaaaaagccAAATCAGAATAAACAACGTACACATAAAAATCGTGttgttattaatgaaaaattaaatgaattttttgctgctgattatattatattaataaaagaagaatGTTGTGCTGATTATGAAGAAGAATGTGATTGTTGTTGTCAAGAAACTGAAATGATTAGAGTTGGTAATTGTAAAGAATGTAGAGCTGAATTAACAAGACAATTAGCAAGTGGTATTGATCCacattatgataaaaataatattattaataattgtattataaataataataataaaaaattaataaatggtaaTGAAGAATCACAATGTGAAGATGAAggtgaagatgaagaagaagaatatgaagaagaaattgatgatgattatgatgatgatgttgaatcATCTGAAGAACATTGTGATAATcgtaattgtaataatattattggtaatcataatcaaaataaaagtgataaattaattattgttgataaaaatggtaaaaaaattaatgataattttattattgataataaacaacaacaacagcaacaacaacatcatgttattgttgatgatgataaaatacatcaacaacaaactGAAACACTTAGTCCACCTGAGGGTTATAAAGAtgtttgtgatgatgatgatgaagatgatgataataatgatgataatgatgataataatggtgatgatgatagaCAAGTTGGTAATTTATTGCGTGAGGATATTTGTACTGGACCAGTTTGTGGTGAATGTAATTtctatcatcaacaaaaacagcagcaccagcaacaacaacaacaacagcaacatcaacaacaacaacagcgcAACTCCG atgacAAAGATCATGTTCATGGACAAGTGGAACTGGAAAAGATTGAGGGTGAAGAAGAGAATTGTCAGGAGAGACTTGATGATGCTATCCAGCATAGAAGTGATCAAGCACAACAAACAACCCCTG aTACTCATCAACGCTATCTCGTAGAGACAATAACAATGACAACAGTTACAGAACGTCGTATTGTACGTGAAATAAGTGAAGATGAAAAAAGTCATACAAATAGTATTGACGAGCCAGATACctcaaataatataacaacagCATTACCAATgattaaagataataatgatacaaataaattaaataatgatgatgatgaatttataataactaaaaatgaaacaacaccatcatcattaaaacaaaatataaataataccaataataacagcaacaacaacaatgaagATAACGAcaatgaatcatcatcatcatcatcatataaaaaattagtcaaCAATAGTCTCAAGCCAAATTCAGCAGTACGTCAATTATTTCCAGATCCACGTTTTatatcaccaccaccaccaccatcatcattatcaacaaaatcattatcattatcaacaacagaTGATACAACAACTGATTCAGATAATTCAGAtggacaaaaatttttaataacaactgAAAGTTTACGTTTATTTGATACAGTTAAACGTACAAATATATCTGGTAATCGTTCTGATTCATCTGAAAGTgatacatcaacaataaaacgTACAATTGAACGTAATGCATTACGTAGATCATTAATatgtaaatatgataaaaataataaaaaaattaataataataatttacgtgGTAAAGATTTAACACTTGAAGAACGTATACGACAATTAACATGTAATATTGAtcaagatgatgatattattgatagtGCATCTGAAACACAATCAATTGATCATGATGATGGTAATATTGATTTTCCAATAAGAACATCACCATCTGGTgaagaacaacaacaagcacaacaacaatatacacGTAATGATGGTCGTATTGTACGtcaaaattataacaacaacaacaacaatgataatacattattatcatcatcaccagtaCAACAtttacatcaacatcaacttcatcatcatcatcatcatcatagtCATAATCATCAACACAATAATAgcagtaatattaataataataataatcaatcagCATATCGTAAAATAAGTGATTTAtttggacaaaaaaaattagataataataaattaatgccTGATATTGGTCTTGGtgatttaacaacaacaacagcaacaacaacatcaacaaattcatcatcatcaacatcatcattatcatcaacatcaacatcaacaccaGCATCAACATTAATGAAAGATTTTACAAAATCACAAATAACTAAAATGTCAAATGATGCtagaaaacaatttttatcatctctAGCACCATTATCATGTGTTGGACAAACTGGTATTGATTGTAGagatgattattatcaattaacaacaacaacaacaaaaaaattattaaataataatgaattattacaaTGTTATAATTCAGATTCATCATATAGTCTtgaagatattgatgatgtattaaaaattgatgataaatataataaaaattcatgtgGACCACCAGATGTAACACGTGGTACACCAACTGGTAATGGTCCTGAATCACAAGATGCAACAAATGATGAATTACTTGCATTTGTTGAACAAGATAAAACACGTACTGAAAGGCTTAAACGTCGTTATGATACTGAtgaccaacaacaacaacaacagcaacaacaacatgattgtagtatattaaaaaattatgataataataatagtaataatattaataataatggtaatgatgataatagtaacaacaacaataataataatgataataatattaataatgacgacgatgatgatgaattaaatgattatgGTTTTAATAAACGTCCATCAGTATGTGGTATTAAACCAAAAacagatgaaaataatgatattattattagaaaaataaatagtcaTTGTACAataccatcatcaacaacaataataaatgaacaacAAATACGtccattaaatttaacatcatgGCAATATTATGAACATGATagtttagataaaaatatacaatatgttgatgatacaaatggtaatatttgtattgataaaatacatgatggacgtgataatacaataaaacGTATAAATACAATGCAACGacaaattgatgatatttatcaaacaattgcTGAAACAACAGTATCAGTTAAAGCTAAAACAATGGATCGTTGTGCATCATATCATgaaacaacatcatcatcatcatcaacattaccACGTAATTTATCACGTTGTAGTATTGATGTACAAAATACAAtacaaccacaacaacaacaatatcatgatccaagaaataatatacgtattgatacaacaaatataccatcaacaatatataatacattACCAACTAAAAATCGTCGACAAACAAGTGGTATACCATTGACAAATAATAGTGGTTATTCATGTGGTGTATtaccaattgataataataatcaaaaatgtTATAGAACAATGTATTTTGTACCATACAGTGGTTTATCTGATCCAACttatcaaaatatacaaaaaatattaccacCACATTCATCAACATTACCAACAAATTATGCAAATCATATTGAAAGATATCCATatccaagaaataaaaatgacgaACAAATAAGTGGACAAACATCAGCAAGATATTATACAACAAGACAACCAATTAGTgctaatattaataatcaaataatacaaacacaacaacaatcacaacaacaacaacaacaacaacagttacagctacaacaacaacaattattacaattgcaacaacaacaacaacagcaattaCAACAACATCTTCATGGACATCAAACAGAACAAGATTATCGTTattcaacaacaccaacaatgCAAACTGGTATACAattacaacatcatcaacatataTCACAATTATCaacatataatttacaaaaaatgccAACTTATACTGTCATGGCACCATCATCAAGAACTGGTAATTATTCATATTCacaaattcatcaacaagGAAGAAATATTCCAGCTGTTGTTTCTGCTACTGCTGCAACTGttgcttcatcatcatcttcatctttaGTTGGTTCATCAGTTGATGTTTCAACTATAAATTCAATACAATATAGTAATGGTGGTAATTTTATTGGTAATTTAGGTAatacatcattatcatcatcaacaagttCTGTTTTAAATTCACCAACTAAAttacgtaataataataatacatgtaGTTTAGAAAGAGGTGTACCTGAAGGTGCTGCTAGTGCACCAGCACatgattttattgtatcaacaaataatgttGTTGGTAATACATTTATTGGACATTCTAATAATTTACCACCACCAAATACAcaaaattctatttattatGCTATGAATGTTTGA
- the LOC122856744 gene encoding hybrid signal transduction histidine kinase E-like isoform X2: MIFLVRIIYHPIITSNDKDHVHGQVELEKIEGEEENCQERLDDAIQHRSDQAQQTTPDTHQRYLVETITMTTVTERRIVREISEDEKSHTNSIDEPDTSNNITTALPMIKDNNDTNKLNNDDDEFIITKNETTPSSLKQNINNTNNNSNNNNEDNDNESSSSSSYKKLVNNSLKPNSAVRQLFPDPRFISPPPPPSSLSTKSLSLSTTDDTTTDSDNSDGQKFLITTESLRLFDTVKRTNISGNRSDSSESDTSTIKRTIERNALRRSLICKYDKNNKKINNNNLRGKDLTLEERIRQLTCNIDQDDDIIDSASETQSIDHDDGNIDFPIRTSPSGEEQQQAQQQYTRNDGRIVRQNYNNNNNNDNTLLSSSPVQHLHQHQLHHHHHHHSHNHQHNNSSNINNNNNQSAYRKISDLFGQKKLDNNKLMPDIGLGDLTTTTATTTSTNSSSSTSSLSSTSTSTPASTLMKDFTKSQITKMSNDARKQFLSSLAPLSCVGQTGIDCRDDYYQLTTTTTKKLLNNNELLQCYNSDSSYSLEDIDDVLKIDDKYNKNSCGPPDVTRGTPTGNGPESQDATNDELLAFVEQDKTRTERLKRRYDTDDQQQQQQQQQHDCSILKNYDNNNSNNINNNGNDDNSNNNNNNNDNNINNDDDDDELNDYGFNKRPSVCGIKPKTDENNDIIIRKINSHCTIPSSTTIINEQQIRPLNLTSWQYYEHDSLDKNIQYVDDTNGNICIDKIHDGRDNTIKRINTMQRQIDDIYQTIAETTVSVKAKTMDRCASYHETTSSSSSTLPRNLSRCSIDVQNTIQPQQQQYHDPRNNIRIDTTNIPSTIYNTLPTKNRRQTSGIPLTNNSGYSCGVLPIDNNNQKCYRTMYFVPYSGLSDPTYQNIQKILPPHSSTLPTNYANHIERYPYPRNKNDEQISGQTSARYYTTRQPISANINNQIIQTQQQSQQQQQQQQLQLQQQQLLQLQQQQQQQLQQHLHGHQTEQDYRYSTTPTMQTGIQLQHHQHISQLSTYNLQKMPTYTVMAPSSRTGNYSYSQIHQQGRNIPAVVSATAATVASSSSSSLVGSSVDVSTINSIQYSNGGNFIGNLGNTSLSSSTSSVLNSPTKLRNNNNTCSLERGVPEGAASAPAHDFIVSTNNVVGNTFIGHSNNLPPPNTQNSIYYAMNV; this comes from the exons atgatatttttagttagaataatttatcatcCAATAATAACTTCAA atgacAAAGATCATGTTCATGGACAAGTGGAACTGGAAAAGATTGAGGGTGAAGAAGAGAATTGTCAGGAGAGACTTGATGATGCTATCCAGCATAGAAGTGATCAAGCACAACAAACAACCCCTG aTACTCATCAACGCTATCTCGTAGAGACAATAACAATGACAACAGTTACAGAACGTCGTATTGTACGTGAAATAAGTGAAGATGAAAAAAGTCATACAAATAGTATTGACGAGCCAGATACctcaaataatataacaacagCATTACCAATgattaaagataataatgatacaaataaattaaataatgatgatgatgaatttataataactaaaaatgaaacaacaccatcatcattaaaacaaaatataaataataccaataataacagcaacaacaacaatgaagATAACGAcaatgaatcatcatcatcatcatcatataaaaaattagtcaaCAATAGTCTCAAGCCAAATTCAGCAGTACGTCAATTATTTCCAGATCCACGTTTTatatcaccaccaccaccaccatcatcattatcaacaaaatcattatcattatcaacaacagaTGATACAACAACTGATTCAGATAATTCAGAtggacaaaaatttttaataacaactgAAAGTTTACGTTTATTTGATACAGTTAAACGTACAAATATATCTGGTAATCGTTCTGATTCATCTGAAAGTgatacatcaacaataaaacgTACAATTGAACGTAATGCATTACGTAGATCATTAATatgtaaatatgataaaaataataaaaaaattaataataataatttacgtgGTAAAGATTTAACACTTGAAGAACGTATACGACAATTAACATGTAATATTGAtcaagatgatgatattattgatagtGCATCTGAAACACAATCAATTGATCATGATGATGGTAATATTGATTTTCCAATAAGAACATCACCATCTGGTgaagaacaacaacaagcacaacaacaatatacacGTAATGATGGTCGTATTGTACGtcaaaattataacaacaacaacaacaatgataatacattattatcatcatcaccagtaCAACAtttacatcaacatcaacttcatcatcatcatcatcatcatagtCATAATCATCAACACAATAATAgcagtaatattaataataataataatcaatcagCATATCGTAAAATAAGTGATTTAtttggacaaaaaaaattagataataataaattaatgccTGATATTGGTCTTGGtgatttaacaacaacaacagcaacaacaacatcaacaaattcatcatcatcaacatcatcattatcatcaacatcaacatcaacaccaGCATCAACATTAATGAAAGATTTTACAAAATCACAAATAACTAAAATGTCAAATGATGCtagaaaacaatttttatcatctctAGCACCATTATCATGTGTTGGACAAACTGGTATTGATTGTAGagatgattattatcaattaacaacaacaacaacaaaaaaattattaaataataatgaattattacaaTGTTATAATTCAGATTCATCATATAGTCTtgaagatattgatgatgtattaaaaattgatgataaatataataaaaattcatgtgGACCACCAGATGTAACACGTGGTACACCAACTGGTAATGGTCCTGAATCACAAGATGCAACAAATGATGAATTACTTGCATTTGTTGAACAAGATAAAACACGTACTGAAAGGCTTAAACGTCGTTATGATACTGAtgaccaacaacaacaacaacagcaacaacaacatgattgtagtatattaaaaaattatgataataataatagtaataatattaataataatggtaatgatgataatagtaacaacaacaataataataatgataataatattaataatgacgacgatgatgatgaattaaatgattatgGTTTTAATAAACGTCCATCAGTATGTGGTATTAAACCAAAAacagatgaaaataatgatattattattagaaaaataaatagtcaTTGTACAataccatcatcaacaacaataataaatgaacaacAAATACGtccattaaatttaacatcatgGCAATATTATGAACATGATagtttagataaaaatatacaatatgttgatgatacaaatggtaatatttgtattgataaaatacatgatggacgtgataatacaataaaacGTATAAATACAATGCAACGacaaattgatgatatttatcaaacaattgcTGAAACAACAGTATCAGTTAAAGCTAAAACAATGGATCGTTGTGCATCATATCATgaaacaacatcatcatcatcatcaacattaccACGTAATTTATCACGTTGTAGTATTGATGTACAAAATACAAtacaaccacaacaacaacaatatcatgatccaagaaataatatacgtattgatacaacaaatataccatcaacaatatataatacattACCAACTAAAAATCGTCGACAAACAAGTGGTATACCATTGACAAATAATAGTGGTTATTCATGTGGTGTATtaccaattgataataataatcaaaaatgtTATAGAACAATGTATTTTGTACCATACAGTGGTTTATCTGATCCAACttatcaaaatatacaaaaaatattaccacCACATTCATCAACATTACCAACAAATTATGCAAATCATATTGAAAGATATCCATatccaagaaataaaaatgacgaACAAATAAGTGGACAAACATCAGCAAGATATTATACAACAAGACAACCAATTAGTgctaatattaataatcaaataatacaaacacaacaacaatcacaacaacaacaacaacaacaacagttacagctacaacaacaacaattattacaattgcaacaacaacaacaacagcaattaCAACAACATCTTCATGGACATCAAACAGAACAAGATTATCGTTattcaacaacaccaacaatgCAAACTGGTATACAattacaacatcatcaacatataTCACAATTATCaacatataatttacaaaaaatgccAACTTATACTGTCATGGCACCATCATCAAGAACTGGTAATTATTCATATTCacaaattcatcaacaagGAAGAAATATTCCAGCTGTTGTTTCTGCTACTGCTGCAACTGttgcttcatcatcatcttcatctttaGTTGGTTCATCAGTTGATGTTTCAACTATAAATTCAATACAATATAGTAATGGTGGTAATTTTATTGGTAATTTAGGTAatacatcattatcatcatcaacaagttCTGTTTTAAATTCACCAACTAAAttacgtaataataataatacatgtaGTTTAGAAAGAGGTGTACCTGAAGGTGCTGCTAGTGCACCAGCACatgattttattgtatcaacaaataatgttGTTGGTAATACATTTATTGGACATTCTAATAATTTACCACCACCAAATACAcaaaattctatttattatGCTATGAATGTTTGA
- the LOC122856855 gene encoding nuclear inhibitor of protein phosphatase 1, producing the protein MANHYEVPNWAGKPPVGFHLDVLKDDKLIQKLMVDEKRCYLFGRNQQMNDFCIDHASCSRVHAALVYHKHLNRAFLVDLGSTHGTFIGNMRLEGNKPTQLPIDSTFHFGASTRYYVIRERPQTGTRTIMEEMEKSDDIDAGGLLGLPETETELDNLTEFNTAHNRRISMLGITDDDVHKTNRKRKKRGITFNEDEEVINPEDVDPSVGRFRNLIQTTVVPSKRMRLEGGLITITEDPHMHLKHMQPTSTAHLYHDIPPEQYTQSTMQNPFSTALTSLTSRLGIALPNPAPEVEMTPAEMQIEIPQIPDIQITNEPHSLEPKKKKYAKEAWPGKKPLPTLLV; encoded by the exons atgGCAAATCATTATGAGGTTCCAAATTG ggCAGGAAAACCTCCAGTGGGATTTCATTTGGATGTCCTCAAGGACGATAAGCTCAtccag aaattaatgGTTGATGAAAAAAGATGTTATTTGTTTGGAAGAAATCAACAAATGAATGATTTTTGTATTGATCATGCATCATGCTCAAGAGTTCATGCTGCATTGGTTTATCACAAACATCTTAATCGAGCATTTTTAGTTGATCTTGGAAGTA cACATGGTACATTTATTGGTAACATGAGACTAGAAGGTAATAAACCAACTCAATTACCAATTGATAGTACATTTCATTTTGGTGCATCAACAAGATATTATGTTATTCGTGAAAGGCCACAAACTGGTACAAGAACAATAATGGAAGAAATGGAAAAATCAGATGACATTGATGCTGGTGGTCTTCTTGGTTTACCTGAAACAGAAACTGAACTTGAt aatTTAACTGAATTTAATACAGCACATAATCGTCGTATATCAATGTTGGGAATAACAGATGATGATGTACATAAAACAAatcgtaaaagaaaaaaaagaggtatAACATTtaatgaagatgaagaagttATTAATCCAGAAGATGTTGATCCATCAGTTGGAAGATTTCGTAATTTAATACAAACAACTGTTGTACCAAGCAag cGTATGAGATTAGAGGGTggattaataacaataactgaAGATCCACATATGCATTTAAAACATATGCAACCAACATCAACAGCTCATCTTTATCATGATATACCACCAGAACAATATACACAATCAACAATGCAAAATCCATTTTCAACAGCATTAACATCATTAACATCACGTTTAGGTATTGCATTACCAAATCCAGCACCAGAAGTTGAAATGACACCAGCTGAAATGCAAATTGAAATACCACAAATACCAGATATACAAATAACAAATGAGCCACATTCACTTGaaccaaaaaagaaaaaatatgctaAAGAAGCATGGCCAGGAAAAAAACCACTTCCAACATTattagtttaa
- the LOC122856883 gene encoding cdc42 homolog gives MQTIKCVVVGDGAVGKTCLLISYTTNKFPSEYVPTVFDNYAVTVMIGGEPYTLGLFDTAGQEDYDRLRPLSYPQTDVFLVCFSVVSPSSFENVKEKWVPEITHHCQKTPFLLVGTQIDLRDDAATIEKLAKNKQKPITIDQGEKLAKELKAVKYVECSALTQKGLKNVFDEAILAALEPPELPKRRKCILL, from the exons ATGCAGACGATAAAgtgtgttgttgttggtgatgGTGCCGTGGGTAAAACATGCCTATTGATATCATacacaacaaataaatttccatCTGAATATGTACCAActgtatttgataattatgcTGTGACTGTTATGATTGGTGGTGAACCATACACCCTAGGATTATTTGATACAGCTg gtCAGGAGGATTATGACAGACTCAGACCATTGAGTTATCCACAGACAGATGTATTTTTAGTCTGTTTTTCAGTGGTTTCACCGTCCTCATTTGAAAATGTcaaagaaaaa TGGGTACCAGAAATAACTCATCATTGTCAAAAAACTCCATTTTTACTTGTTGGTACACAAATTGATTTACGAGACGATGCAGCAACAATTGAAAAGTTagctaaaaataaacaaaaaccaaTAACAATTGATCAAGGTGAAAAACTTGCAAAAGAATTAAAAGCAGTTAAATATGTTGAATGCAGTGCTTTAACAcag aaAGGactaaaaaatgtttttgatgAAGCAATTTTGGCAGCACTTGAGCCACCAGAACTTCCAAAAAGAAGAAAGTGcattttattgtag